ATCGATGCGATCAACGCGGCCGACACAGACGCGTTCGTCGCGGCCTTCGCCGCGAACGGCGTCATCAACGACTGGGGCCGCGTCCTCAGGGGGCACGAGGGCGTGCGGTCCTGGGCCCGTTCCGATGCGATCGGCGCCGGTGCGAAGATGACCGTGGTAGAGGCGACCACCACCGGCAACACCACCCACATCGTCTTCGACTGGAAGAGTCGCGTCTTCAACGGTCGCAGCCAGGCCTATGTCACGATCGTCGACGGCCTGATCACCGAGTTCCGCATTCCGGCGAATTGACCTCATAGGGCCTGCCGGTTCACAAATCCCTGTCTTCCACCAACAGCCAGTCCACACATGAGCAGTTCCGGCACTTCAAGTCATCATCCGCTTCTACGTCGCCGCGATGGCCATCACGCCCGCGTGCGGTTCGAAGAGCTGTTCTTCGATCTCGTTTACGTCTTCGCGGTGACGCAGCTCAGCCACGAACTGCTGCACAATCTGACGTTCACCGGCGTGGTCGAGACGCTGATCCTCTGGTTCGCCGTATGGCTCGGTTGGCAATACACCTGCTGGGTCACAAACTGGTTCGATCCGGCGACGCCACGGATTCGCGGGCTGCTGTTTGTCGTGATGCTCGCGGGTCTTGTGATGTCGGCCTCGCTCGATGGCGCCTATGCCGAGCGCGGGCTGATCTTCGCGTGCGCCTATGTTGCCATACAGGTCGGCCGGACCGCCTATATCGCGTGGGAACTTGGCCCGGACCATCCGCTCTCGGCCAACTATCGACGCATGCTCGGATGGCTCGTCATCTCCGCCGTGTTCTGGATCGCCGGCGGTCTGACGGAGCATTGGACGAGGGTGGGTCTGTGGGCGATCGCCGTCGCGTGCGAATATTTCTCCCCGATGTTCGGCTTCGCGTTGCCGGGGCTCGGACGCTCGTCCACCCGCGACTGGACGATCGAGGGCGGCCACCTCGCAGAACGATGCCAGCTTTTCGTGATCGTGGCCCTCGGAGAGACGTTGTTGGCGACCGGCGTGACGCTGACTGGCACCGAGGTTTGGGATGTCCCGATCCTGTCGGCGATGCTCGCCACGTTTCTTGGCACCTTGGCGATGTGGTGGCTGTATTTCGGCACATCGAGCGAGGATGCCACCGAGACGATTACGCACTCCGAGGATCCCGGCCGGATCGGCGCCTACTTCCACTACGCTCACGCCATCCTGGTCGCGGGCATTATCGCGACGGCGGTTGGAAACGATCTCGTGCTTTCCCACCCGCATGAGCATCCGAAACTGGCCTATGCACTGGTTCTTTCGGCAGGGCCGGTGATCTATCTGCTCGGCGGTGCGGTCTACAAGAAGGTGGTCTACGGTGTCTTGCCCCTCTCGCACATTGCGGGGGTCGCGGTGCTGGCGGCGCTCGTTCCCGTCGCGCAGACGGTCGATCTTCTGACGATGGGATGGCTCACCACGCTCGTCATGCTTGCCGTCGGCATTTGGGACAGTCGTTCGAGGCGCGCCAGACAGTCCGGGATCTGACGGTCACGGATCCGAGGCGATGAGGTCTCCGAGCGCCTTCACGGCGACCTCGTAGCCGCGCGGCCCTAACCCCGCGATCACCGCCGTCGCGACCTTCGACACCAGCGAGGTGTGATAGATCTCCTCGCGGCGGTGGATGTTCGAGATGTGCAGCTCGATGATCGGGCGGGGAAACATCTTGAGCGCGTCGAGCAGCGGGATCGAGCGGAAGCTGAGGCCCGCCGGGTTGATCACGATGCCCGCTCCCTCATCGATCGCCTCGTGCACCCAGTCGACGAGTTGATGCTCCGCATTGGTCTGGTGGAAGCGGAGCGGCCGATCTCCCGCAGCGTGCCGGCACATCGCCTCGATTTCGGCGAGCGTCGTCGTCCCGTAGATTTCCGGTTCGCGCTTGCCGAGGCGGTTCAGGTTCGGGCCGTTCAGGACGTAGATCGGCTTCATTGGCTTATCCCTGATATCCAAAGAGCCGCGGCAGCCACAGCACCGCGTCTGGCACGAAGGTAATGACAGCGAGAACGAAGATCATCGCGAACAGGAACGGTATCGTATCGCGTACGATGTCGCGCAACGGCACTTCGGCGATGCGGGTCATGATGAAGAGAAGCAGTCCGTAGGGCGGTGTGATCAGCCCGAGCATGATGTTGAGCACCACCATCACCCCAAAGTGCACCATGTCGATCCCCAGCGCCTGAGCCGTCGGGATAAGAACCGGCACGATCACCAAAAGTATCGTTGTTCCTTCGAGAATGCATCCGAGCAGAAGGAGCAGGACATTGACGAGAATCAGAAAACCGGTCGGCGACAGGTTCCAGGCAAGCAGCAGGGCCGAAAGAGACTGCGGAATGTTCTCGATGGTGACAACATAGTTGAACACCATGGCCCCTGCGAGCAGCATGCCGATCGAGGCCGTGGTACGGGCGCTGTTCAGCAGCGCGCGATAGAACTCCTGCGGCGAGACGCTGCGATAGATCGCAACCGAAATGAGGAGCGCATACCCGGCCGCGACGCCCGCTGCTTCGGTAGGCGTCATCACGCCGCCGCGGATGCCGACGAGCAGAACGACCGGCAACAGGAGTGCCGGGAACGCTCGAAGTGTGATTCCCGGTATCTCGCGCAATGGCACCGGCTTTTCCACTGGGAAGTTCTTGCGACGGGCATCTACCGCGACGATTGCCATCTGTGCGAGGGCGAGCAGCAGGCCTGGAATGATGCCTGCGATAAAAAGGAAGCCGATCGAGGCATCGGAAACAAGCGCATAGATGACGAGCGGGATCGACGGCGGGATAATCGGCCCGATCACCGAGGTTACGGCTGTCAGCGCGGCGGCGTAGCTCGCGGGGTATTTGCCGTCCTTGGTCATCAATTGCTGCATCATCTTGCCGGTTCCGGCCGCGTCGGCGATCGCTGATCCGGACATGCCCGCGAAGATGATCGACTGCAGCACGTTCACCTGCGCCAGGCCGCCGCGGAACCGGCCGACCACGGCGTTGCAGAAGTTCAGCAGGCGATCCGTCATCGATCCGGCATTCATGATCTCGGCGGCGAGGATGAACATCGGCACCGCCAGCAAAAGGTAGCTGGTGTAGAGGCCGTTGAGCAGCTGCTCGGCCGCGGTGCCCATGTCCAGTCCGGCCAGCCAGAGATAGAGGATCGAGCCGGCGATCATCGCATGGCCGATCGGCAGGCCGAGGAAGGCGAGCGCCGTGATCGCTACGAGCGACAGCGAGAAGGGACTGGTGAAGTTCATACGCCGGAGCTCGCCTTGGTGGGATCGAATTCGTCCGGCGCGTCGCCCTTGAGCGCGTGGAAGCCTAGCCAGAGATAGCGCGCTATCACGGCGAGAACGAAAACGATGTAGATCGAGAACAGCCAGTCGAAGCGGATCTTGAGATAGGCGGTGTGTTCCACCTTCATGAAGGTCACGTAATCGAAGACCGCCGGAAACGAGCAGCCGTAAAGCCCGATCAGGGCGGCAGCCGAAGCCAGTGTCATGAACCGACGTGCCCGTGGGCCCACGGCGCTATAGATCAGATCGAACCTTATCTCCTCTTCCTCGCGAACGACGAACGCGGCGCCGAAGAGCACGACCCAGATCCACAGGACGACGGTGAGTTCATTGCTCCATCCAGTCGGCCAGTTGAGCACGTACCGAAACACCACCTGCAGAAGAAAGGCGATGAACATGACGCCGATCATCAGCGCGATGAAGTTCTCGCCGCGCCGATAAAGCCACGCGCCCCAAGACGCCCATCCCTTGGCCATCAATCCGTTCTCCCGAGAATGAGGCCGCCAGGGACATCCTTGGCGGCCTCGTGATCGACCTTCACAGAGCGTTGATCTTGTCCACCATGCCGGCCGGCCATTCCTTCGCCTGCTCGGACGCCAGATACTGCTCTTGGACATGCTTGCGGAAGGCGGCGACGTCGGGCTCGTAGATCTTCAGCCCCTTCGCCTTGAAGCTCTCGGCGAGTTCCTTCTCGCGGGCCAGATGCTTCTCGGTCGAGAAGTCGATCGCCTTGTCGGCCGCCGCCTGGAACTTCGCCTGCTTCTCCGCGCCCATCTCGTCCCACACCTTTTTCGAGACCGTAAGCAGGTCGTATCCGACGAGGTGCGAGGTCAGGACGATCTGCGTCATCACCTCATAGAACTTCATGTTCTCTACGTTCGGCAACGGGTTGTCCTGCCCGTCGATCGCACCGGTCTGGAGGCCGGTATAGACCTCGGCATAGGCCATCGGCGTCGGGTTGGCGCCGAGCGCTGTGCCAAGGAACTGCCAGGCGTCGCCACCGGGCATGCGCAGCTTGATACCGGCCATGTCGGCAGGCGTCTTGATCTCCTTGTCGACCTTGAGCCCCACCTGGCGCACGCCGAAATAGGTCGGGCCCAGCACCTTCACGCCGAGCTGGTCCTCGGTCAGTTTCTTCATCTCGGCGCCGGCCTCGCTGGCGAAGAACGCCTTGAGGTGGGCCGCGTCGCGGAACAGGTAGCCTGCCGTGAGGATCGACCAGGCGGGGATCTGCTTCGAGATGTCCTGCGGCGCGATGTTGCCCATCTCGAGATTGCCGCGCTGCAGGGCGACGAGCTCGGTGCCCTGCTTGAACAGGTTGCCGCCGTAGTAGCCTTCGAAGGTGAAGTCCTCCGCGATCGCCTCCGCGAACATCTTCATCATCTCGGCGCGGATGTCCTGCTCCGAGAAGACGGCCGAGAAGCGCAGCTTCGGCTTGTCCTGCGCCCAGGCGGGCAATGCCGTCGCGGTGGCCGCCAGGCCGGCGCCGATGATGAACCGGCGGCGTGTGGTCTGAAATGTCATGTTTCTTCCTCCCTTTCTGCTGGTTAAGTGCTAGAGTGCATTGATGCGGTCGATCATTCCTTCCGGCCAATCCTTGGACAGTGTCGATCCGAGGTATTTTTTGTTCGAGTAGGCCCGGAAGGCCTCGATGTCGGGCGTGTAGACGTCCAGTCCGGCGCCCTTGA
The Mesorhizobium australicum genome window above contains:
- a CDS encoding nuclear transport factor 2 family protein, translated to MPLPSVLQAAIDAINAADTDAFVAAFAANGVINDWGRVLRGHEGVRSWARSDAIGAGAKMTVVEATTTGNTTHIVFDWKSRVFNGRSQAYVTIVDGLITEFRIPAN
- a CDS encoding low temperature requirement protein A, yielding MRFEELFFDLVYVFAVTQLSHELLHNLTFTGVVETLILWFAVWLGWQYTCWVTNWFDPATPRIRGLLFVVMLAGLVMSASLDGAYAERGLIFACAYVAIQVGRTAYIAWELGPDHPLSANYRRMLGWLVISAVFWIAGGLTEHWTRVGLWAIAVACEYFSPMFGFALPGLGRSSTRDWTIEGGHLAERCQLFVIVALGETLLATGVTLTGTEVWDVPILSAMLATFLGTLAMWWLYFGTSSEDATETITHSEDPGRIGAYFHYAHAILVAGIIATAVGNDLVLSHPHEHPKLAYALVLSAGPVIYLLGGAVYKKVVYGVLPLSHIAGVAVLAALVPVAQTVDLLTMGWLTTLVMLAVGIWDSRSRRARQSGI
- a CDS encoding type II 3-dehydroquinate dehydratase, which gives rise to MKPIYVLNGPNLNRLGKREPEIYGTTTLAEIEAMCRHAAGDRPLRFHQTNAEHQLVDWVHEAIDEGAGIVINPAGLSFRSIPLLDALKMFPRPIIELHISNIHRREEIYHTSLVSKVATAVIAGLGPRGYEVAVKALGDLIASDP
- a CDS encoding TRAP transporter large permease produces the protein MNFTSPFSLSLVAITALAFLGLPIGHAMIAGSILYLWLAGLDMGTAAEQLLNGLYTSYLLLAVPMFILAAEIMNAGSMTDRLLNFCNAVVGRFRGGLAQVNVLQSIIFAGMSGSAIADAAGTGKMMQQLMTKDGKYPASYAAALTAVTSVIGPIIPPSIPLVIYALVSDASIGFLFIAGIIPGLLLALAQMAIVAVDARRKNFPVEKPVPLREIPGITLRAFPALLLPVVLLVGIRGGVMTPTEAAGVAAGYALLISVAIYRSVSPQEFYRALLNSARTTASIGMLLAGAMVFNYVVTIENIPQSLSALLLAWNLSPTGFLILVNVLLLLLGCILEGTTILLVIVPVLIPTAQALGIDMVHFGVMVVLNIMLGLITPPYGLLLFIMTRIAEVPLRDIVRDTIPFLFAMIFVLAVITFVPDAVLWLPRLFGYQG
- a CDS encoding TRAP transporter small permease produces the protein MAKGWASWGAWLYRRGENFIALMIGVMFIAFLLQVVFRYVLNWPTGWSNELTVVLWIWVVLFGAAFVVREEEEIRFDLIYSAVGPRARRFMTLASAAALIGLYGCSFPAVFDYVTFMKVEHTAYLKIRFDWLFSIYIVFVLAVIARYLWLGFHALKGDAPDEFDPTKASSGV
- the dctP gene encoding TRAP transporter substrate-binding protein DctP is translated as MTFQTTRRRFIIGAGLAATATALPAWAQDKPKLRFSAVFSEQDIRAEMMKMFAEAIAEDFTFEGYYGGNLFKQGTELVALQRGNLEMGNIAPQDISKQIPAWSILTAGYLFRDAAHLKAFFASEAGAEMKKLTEDQLGVKVLGPTYFGVRQVGLKVDKEIKTPADMAGIKLRMPGGDAWQFLGTALGANPTPMAYAEVYTGLQTGAIDGQDNPLPNVENMKFYEVMTQIVLTSHLVGYDLLTVSKKVWDEMGAEKQAKFQAAADKAIDFSTEKHLAREKELAESFKAKGLKIYEPDVAAFRKHVQEQYLASEQAKEWPAGMVDKINAL